The Pirellulales bacterium genomic interval CGCTCGACGTCCTTCTGCTGCACGACCGAAAGCGGCTTACCGAGGGCCTGATCGATCTCTTTCGACGTCGACTCGCCGACGCGCAGGCCGTGGAAATCAGCCGGTTGCGGGCGCGCGACGGGTGTGGACGCTTTTTTGATTTTGTCCAACAGCGTTCCGCCCGGCGGCGGCGGCGCTATCGTCTCGTCTTCGACCTCGGGTGCCGGGGGAAGCTTTGCGTCCTCGTCAATTTCCTCAGCCGCTTTCGCACCGCCCGACACAACGGACGTGTCGATCACCGGCTCGGAATCCTCGGGCATGGCTTCCGCCGAGGTATCGCCGGGGGCGGCGTCGGCCGTGGATTCATCGCTTGCTGGTTCAGCGGGCGCGGGTTCGGCGCTCGCTGCGTCGTCGCTGGCTTCTTCGGGAAGAGGGGCCGGAGGTTCGCCGCTCGCCGCATCTTCTTCGAAGGCCGCTACGGCAGCGATCGTCGACGAGGCTTTCGAGTCCCGTGAAGCGGTGTCGCTCGCGCCCAGCGGCGCGGCAATCGAGCAAGCGGCCGCGATCAGCAGCGAGCGAATAAACTTCCAGCACATGCCAGGCATCTCCTTCTGTCGATGGCGCGCACGCCAAACGAGCGAGAACATTGCACGTCCCAGTGCGGTGACGCCATGCCGATCGACGGTTCGCAAAAAAGCGCTCGGCCGATTGCCCGTCTGATCCGTGCGAAGAACTCTCGCAACTAAAGGTCTCAAAGCCTCGAAAAGCCGCGTGAGTATAGCGTTGCGGCCCGGCGCGCCTAGAGAGATCCTGCGCGTGCTAGCGATGGTGGGCCGTTATCACCCCTGGTGCTAGCGGTCGTGCGAACGCTTCATCCGTTACGCGGCGAAACACTTGCACCCCGCAGCAGCGCTTCGAGCAAGCGGGCCGCACTCGCGCAATCGCCGCCTGTCAAAACTCGGATCGCATCCGTGAGCACGGTTGTTTGATCCTCGGTGAAAGGGACCGCCGCACAGGCCGGCGGCGACTCTGGCACCAAACGGTGGCTGATCGCGCCTAGCAGCTCAGAAACGCCCTCGCCAGTGATAGCACTCGTCCGAATGAGCGGTTCTTGCCGGCGCAACTTCGGTTCAGAAACCAGGTCGCACTTATTGGCAACAACGATCGCGCCGGGAAAAGCGGCGCGTAGACGTTGTTCGTCCGCGTTCAATGCTAGGCGGGCATCGAACACCAACACCACCAGTTCGACGGCCGAAAGTTGCGCCCGGGCGCTTTGGACGCCTGCCGCCTCGAGCGGATCGGCTCCTTCGCGCAATCCCGCGGTATCCGAGAGCGTGACAGGCCAGCCGTCGATGGCCGTTTGCGCGGTTACGACGTCCCGTGTCGTACCGGGGGCGTCGTAAACGATCGCGCGCTCGTAGCCGACCAGGGCGTTAATCAGGCTGCTTTTACCGACATTCGGAGGACCTGCCAGGGCTACCGTGAAAGGCTCGACCAGATGCCGGCCGAGCGCACGGTACGCCGTAAGGGCCTGCAAGCGTCCCAGGGCCGCGCTTGCGTGAGCTTGCTTACAAAGCGAAATCACTTCGCCGATAGCATGCGACATCGCGCCCTGCCATTGATCGAGCAGTATGCCGGCACAGCGTTCGGTCCGCGCGCAGGTCAGCGCCAGCGCGGCCTCACGTTGAATCTCGTCGATGCTCTGCGACGACAGCCACTGGGCGTCATCGATCTGCCGCGCCCCGGCTCGCCGCAGATCCTCGACGATGCGACTGACGGCCGCGACGCCGCCGTGGCAATGGATCTCGAATTCGGCGGACGCCGTGCGGCAAGCGACCACTTCTTCTCCGTCGTCCGCGCCCCAACGCCCGAAATAGATTCGCTGCATCGCGAATTGCTCAGTCGGAATTCGCGACGACGAACGAAAGTATTGCCCCACGCCACTGCCGGCGTTCAGTCCCGAGACAGCCACGACGGCCACGGCGCCGCGCCCGGCAGGAGTGAGAACGCAGACGTCAAAATCGCCGAGGGTGGACATCGTTTATCTGCGCATAGGATCTGATCGGTACCGCGCGCGTCGCGAGCAACGACGCAACACCTTACTGCGCGGCGGTGATGGCGATACCGGCTAATGTCAGATGAGACACGTATTCGGCGTCGTGGGCCAAGAGCTTGGCCACCGAGGGGGCCGCGCCGCCGCTAAGAAACAACCGAGGACGCACCTTGAGCTGCGCACCGAGTTGCTCGACGAGCTCACGAACGCCTCCGACGGCGCCCCAAAACAATCCGGCTTGCATCGCAGCTATCGTCGCGGTACCCAGCGGCGCCGGCGCTTCGCCCAGTTTCCACATTTCCACCAGCGGCAGTAAATCGGTGAACTCGTGCATGGCACGGGCACTGGTCGCGATCCCCGGCATGATGGCTCCGCCGAGAAATGCGCCAGTGCCGTCGATCAGGTCGACTGTGATCGCGGTGCCCAGGTCGACGACGACGGCCGCTTCGCCCGGACGGCGTAAGCGATTTGCCGCCACGGCATCGAGCAGTCGATCGATCCCCACGCGGTCGGGCTGCGGCAGTGAAACCACGAGCGGTAAATCCGACGAAGCGATCATCGTGATCCGCGGGACGTCCTGGTTCTTTAACCAGGCCACCAGCCGGCCGGCCACGTCGCGCTGCACGCTGCCGATCCACCAGGCAGGGCGCGTCAGGTCGTGGTCAGGCAGCCACTGGCGAATCTTTTCCAACTCATCCAGGCTCGGACCGATATCGAGCGTACTAACCGGCTCGGGCAGCGGATTACGATCCACACTGTCGAACAGACCGAGCTTGACGCGGCTGTTGCCGACGTCGACCGCCACAAGAGGCAAGATGCCAGGCGCGTTCATTGCATCGCTTCCGGGGACCGCTGCACATCCAACGCATGAGTGATGGCATTCAACAGCTTGTCTAATCCCTGGCCCGTCACGGCCGACATGCTGAGCACATTGCGTCCGAGATGCTCGCTCAGTTTTTGCTGCACTTCGTCGGCGCCGGGCAGCTCGGCTTTCGAGACGATCACGATCTCGGGGCGATTCCCCAGCTTGGCGTCGTGCAGCGATAGCTCGTTGCGAATCGTCAGGTAGTTGGCCAGCGGATCGGTGCCATCAGCGGGCATTGGTTCGACCAGATGGACCAGGATGCCGGCCCGCTCGATGTGCCGCAAGAATTCATGTCCCAGCCCGGCCCCTTCGTGGGCTCCTTCGATCAAGCCGGGCAGATCGGCCAGCACGAAGGAGCGCTCGGCGTCGAGCCGCACCTGACCGAGATTCGGATACTTGGTCGTAAACGGATAAGCCGCGATCTGGGGGCGGGCGTGCGACAGCCGGCTCAGCAGCGTGCTCTTTCCGGCGTTGGGTTTACCGATCAGCCCCACGTCGGCAATGACTTTCAACTCCAGGATCAGGGCCCGCGATTCCCCTTCTTGCCCTTTGGTCCATTGCCGTGGCGCACGATTGACCGAGCTTTTGAAATGCAGGTTTCCCTTACCGCCGCGCCCTCCCTGGGCGGCGATGATTTGATCGCCGGGGTGCGCCAGATCCTTGATGACGAAGGCGTTCACGGCGTCGATTATGACCGTGCCCGGCGGGACGTACAGGATCATGTCCTCGGCGCCGCGGCCGTAGCGATTCGAGCCGCTGCCGGCCTGACCGCTTTCGGCGCGCCAATGATATCGATGTGTCAGCGCGGCGAGATTGTTCACGCCTTCGCGCGCGACGATGATGATGCTCGCGCCGTCGCCGCCGTCACCGCCGTCGGGTCCGCCGTGCGGCACGAACTTCTCGCGGCGGAAGCTCAGGCAGCCGTCTCCCCCTTTGCCGGCGTCGACCTGAATTTTCACGCGATCGACGAACATGGTGCCCTGACGTGCAGAGGTTACAAAAAAAAACGGGAACGACCCGCCGTGGACCGTCCCCGCATGAGCTATGGAATCACGCCGCGTTAGCTGGCGGCGGCGAACACATTGACCCGGCGGCCACTGCGATCGAACGTGACGACACCATTCACCAGGGCGAACAGCGTGAAGTCTCTGCCCTGACCGACACCCTTGCCCGCCATATACCGGCTGCCGACCTGGCGGACCAGGATGTTGCCAGCCGTGACTTGCTCGCCACCGTAG includes:
- the obgE gene encoding GTPase ObgE, which codes for MFVDRVKIQVDAGKGGDGCLSFRREKFVPHGGPDGGDGGDGASIIIVAREGVNNLAALTHRYHWRAESGQAGSGSNRYGRGAEDMILYVPPGTVIIDAVNAFVIKDLAHPGDQIIAAQGGRGGKGNLHFKSSVNRAPRQWTKGQEGESRALILELKVIADVGLIGKPNAGKSTLLSRLSHARPQIAAYPFTTKYPNLGQVRLDAERSFVLADLPGLIEGAHEGAGLGHEFLRHIERAGILVHLVEPMPADGTDPLANYLTIRNELSLHDAKLGNRPEIVIVSKAELPGADEVQQKLSEHLGRNVLSMSAVTGQGLDKLLNAITHALDVQRSPEAMQ
- a CDS encoding GTP-binding protein: MSTLGDFDVCVLTPAGRGAVAVVAVSGLNAGSGVGQYFRSSSRIPTEQFAMQRIYFGRWGADDGEEVVACRTASAEFEIHCHGGVAAVSRIVEDLRRAGARQIDDAQWLSSQSIDEIQREAALALTCARTERCAGILLDQWQGAMSHAIGEVISLCKQAHASAALGRLQALTAYRALGRHLVEPFTVALAGPPNVGKSSLINALVGYERAIVYDAPGTTRDVVTAQTAIDGWPVTLSDTAGLREGADPLEAAGVQSARAQLSAVELVVLVFDARLALNADEQRLRAAFPGAIVVANKCDLVSEPKLRRQEPLIRTSAITGEGVSELLGAISHRLVPESPPACAAVPFTEDQTTVLTDAIRVLTGGDCASAARLLEALLRGASVSPRNG
- the rpmA gene encoding 50S ribosomal protein L27, whose product is MAHKKGQGSSSNGRDSKGQRRGIKRYGGEQVTAGNILVRQVGSRYMAGKGVGQGRDFTLFALVNGVVTFDRSGRRVNVFAAAS
- a CDS encoding type III pantothenate kinase; this encodes MNAPGILPLVAVDVGNSRVKLGLFDSVDRNPLPEPVSTLDIGPSLDELEKIRQWLPDHDLTRPAWWIGSVQRDVAGRLVAWLKNQDVPRITMIASSDLPLVVSLPQPDRVGIDRLLDAVAANRLRRPGEAAVVVDLGTAITVDLIDGTGAFLGGAIMPGIATSARAMHEFTDLLPLVEMWKLGEAPAPLGTATIAAMQAGLFWGAVGGVRELVEQLGAQLKVRPRLFLSGGAAPSVAKLLAHDAEYVSHLTLAGIAITAAQ